One Nicotiana tomentosiformis chromosome 4, ASM39032v3, whole genome shotgun sequence genomic window carries:
- the LOC104119562 gene encoding probable L-ascorbate peroxidase 6, chloroplastic/mitochondrial isoform X1: MATNTLISASSPSPTMASSLTGAASRFLPSATIAATSSSSATTRLSLSSSSPSLKCLQSSPLLSHIFRYQKRSLVGTSSSGRFSTLASPKCAASDSDQLKSAREDIKELLKNTFCHPILVRLGWHDAGTYNKNIEEWPQRGGANGSLRFEVELKHGANAGLVNALKLLQPIKDKYANVTYADLFQLASATAIEEAGGPKLPMKYGRVDVSAPEECPEEGRLPDAGPPSPASHLRDVFYRMGLNDKEIVALSGAHTLGRSRPERSGWGKPETRYTKDGPGNPGGQSWTVQWLKFDNSYFKDIKERRDEDLLVLPTDAVLFEDSSFKEYAEKYAVNQDVFFKDYAEAHAKLSNLGAKFDPPEGSSIDNTPTQGQPEKFVAAKYSTGKRELSDAMKQKIRAEYEGFGGSADKPLPTNYFLNIMIVIGVLAILTSLLGN; encoded by the exons ATGGCAACTAATACTCTAATTTCAGCATCCTCCCCTTCACCTACCATGGCTTCTTCTCTCACCGGCGCCGCCTCTCGTTTCCTCCCCTCCGCCACCATCGCcgccacctcctcctcctccgccACCACCAGACTTTCcctctcttcttcttctccttccctCAAATGCCTCCAATCCTCCCCTCTCCTTTCTCACATCTTCCGCTACCAG AAGCGATCCTTGGTCGGAACATCATCTAGTGGAAGATTCAGCACGTTAGCCTCGCCGAAATGCGCCGCGTCTGATTCTGATCAGTTGAAAAGTGCGAGAGAGGACATCAAAGAGCTGTTGAAAAACACGTTTTGTCATCCTATTTTG GTTCGATTGGGCTGGCATGATGCTGGAACTTACAACAAGAATATAGAGGAGTGGCCACAACGAGGTGGAGCTAATGGAAGCTTAAGATTTGAAGTTGAACTAAAACATGGAGCAAATGCTG GACTAGTAAATGCACTGAAACTTCTCCAGCCAATCAAAGACAAGTATGCTAATGTGACATATGCTGACTTATTTCAGTTGGCCAGTGCAACTGCCATTGAG GAGGCTGGAGGACCAAAACTTCCCATGAAATATGGGAGAGTAGACGTTTCTGCACCCGAGGAATGCCCAGAAGAGGGAAGGCTTCCTG ATGCTGGTCCTCCTTCCCCTGCTTCTCATTTACGAGATGTTTTCTACAGAATGGGGCTAAACGATAAG GAAATTGTCGCACTTTCTGGGGCACACACTTTGGGGAGATCCAGACCAGAGCGTAGTGGTTGGGGCAAGCCAGAAACAAGATACACG AAAGATGGTCCAGGAAACCCTGGAGGACAATCATGGACTGTGCAGTGGTTGAAGTTTGACAATTCCTACTTTAAG GACATTAAAGAGAGAAGAGACGAAGATCTGCTAGTTTTGCCAACAGACGCGGTTCTTTTTGAAGATTCTTCATTTAAG GAATATGCAGAGAAGTATGCTGTAAATCAAGATGTATTTTTCAAAGATTATGCGGAAGCACATGCTAAACTGAgcaaccttggagccaaatttgaTCCTCCTGAG GGTTCCTCAATAGACAATACTCCTACACAAGGTCAGCCAGAGAAGTTTGTGGCAGCAAAATACTCAACCGGAAAG AGAGAGCTCTCGGATGCTATGAAACAAAAGATTCGAGCAGAATATGAAGGTTTTGGGGGGAGCGCAGATAAGCCTCTCCCAACAAACTATTTTCTCAATATAATGATTGTGATTGGTGTTTTGGCAATTTTGACATCTTTGCTTGGAAACTGA
- the LOC104119562 gene encoding probable L-ascorbate peroxidase 6, chloroplastic/mitochondrial isoform X2, with amino-acid sequence MATNTLISASSPSPTMASSLTGAASRFLPSATIAATSSSSATTRLSLSSSSPSLKCLQSSPLLSHIFRYQKRSLVGTSSSGRFSTLASPKCAASDSDQLKSAREDIKELLKNTFCHPILVRLGWHDAGTYNKNIEEWPQRGGANGSLRFEVELKHGANAGLVNALKLLQPIKDKYANVTYADLFQLASATAIEEAGGPKLPMKYGRVDVSAPEECPEEGRLPDAGPPSPASHLRDVFYRMGLNDKEIVALSGAHTLGRSRPERSGWGKPETRYTKDGPGNPGGQSWTVQWLKFDNSYFKDIKERRDEDLLVLPTDAVLFEDSSFKEYAEKYAVNQDVFFKDYAEAHAKLSNLGAKFDPPEGSSIDNTPTQGQPEKFVAAKYSTGKD; translated from the exons ATGGCAACTAATACTCTAATTTCAGCATCCTCCCCTTCACCTACCATGGCTTCTTCTCTCACCGGCGCCGCCTCTCGTTTCCTCCCCTCCGCCACCATCGCcgccacctcctcctcctccgccACCACCAGACTTTCcctctcttcttcttctccttccctCAAATGCCTCCAATCCTCCCCTCTCCTTTCTCACATCTTCCGCTACCAG AAGCGATCCTTGGTCGGAACATCATCTAGTGGAAGATTCAGCACGTTAGCCTCGCCGAAATGCGCCGCGTCTGATTCTGATCAGTTGAAAAGTGCGAGAGAGGACATCAAAGAGCTGTTGAAAAACACGTTTTGTCATCCTATTTTG GTTCGATTGGGCTGGCATGATGCTGGAACTTACAACAAGAATATAGAGGAGTGGCCACAACGAGGTGGAGCTAATGGAAGCTTAAGATTTGAAGTTGAACTAAAACATGGAGCAAATGCTG GACTAGTAAATGCACTGAAACTTCTCCAGCCAATCAAAGACAAGTATGCTAATGTGACATATGCTGACTTATTTCAGTTGGCCAGTGCAACTGCCATTGAG GAGGCTGGAGGACCAAAACTTCCCATGAAATATGGGAGAGTAGACGTTTCTGCACCCGAGGAATGCCCAGAAGAGGGAAGGCTTCCTG ATGCTGGTCCTCCTTCCCCTGCTTCTCATTTACGAGATGTTTTCTACAGAATGGGGCTAAACGATAAG GAAATTGTCGCACTTTCTGGGGCACACACTTTGGGGAGATCCAGACCAGAGCGTAGTGGTTGGGGCAAGCCAGAAACAAGATACACG AAAGATGGTCCAGGAAACCCTGGAGGACAATCATGGACTGTGCAGTGGTTGAAGTTTGACAATTCCTACTTTAAG GACATTAAAGAGAGAAGAGACGAAGATCTGCTAGTTTTGCCAACAGACGCGGTTCTTTTTGAAGATTCTTCATTTAAG GAATATGCAGAGAAGTATGCTGTAAATCAAGATGTATTTTTCAAAGATTATGCGGAAGCACATGCTAAACTGAgcaaccttggagccaaatttgaTCCTCCTGAG GGTTCCTCAATAGACAATACTCCTACACAAGGTCAGCCAGAGAAGTTTGTGGCAGCAAAATACTCAACCGGAAAG GATTAA
- the LOC138909910 gene encoding uncharacterized protein — MWPRVGFGEEVKRCLWENLDEVVRSIPPIEKLFIGGDFNGHVGETARGYDEVHGGFGFGDRNEGGISLLIFAGGFDLVVANTCFQKSEDYLITFRSKVAKTQIDYLLFSRCDKGLCTDCKVILNEYLSTHHRLLVMDLEIKRARKKKAVYGQSKINWGVLTKDKAQELGEKLLVMGSWRSRRDTNSMWTTTANCIREAARMVLGATKGYSGGHKKDWWWNEKIQRKVKAKKMTYVMLV, encoded by the coding sequence ATGTGGCCACGTGTGGGTTTTGGTGAGGAGGTCAAAAGGTGTTTATGGGAAAATTTAGATGAGGTTGTGCGTAGTATTCCGCCCATCGAGAAACTCTTCATAGGAGGTGATTTTAATGGCCATGTTGGGGAGACTGCTAGGGGTTATGACGAGGTGCATGGCGGATTTGGTTTTGGAGATAGGAACGAGGGAGGAATCTCGTTGTTGATTTTTGCTGGAGGTTTTGACTTGGTGGTAGCTAACACGTGTTTTCAAAAGAGTGAGGACTACTTGATCACTTTCCGGAGTAAGGTAGCCAAGACTCAAATTGATTATCTTCTCTTCAGCAGGTGTGATAAGGGTCTTTGCACTGATTGCAAGGTTATCCTGAATGAGTATCTATCGACGCATCATAGGCTCTTAGTAATGGACTTGGAGATCAAGAGAGCAAGGAAGAAGAAAGCGGTGTACGGTCAGTCTAAGATCAATTGGGGAGTCTTGACTAAGGACAAAGCTCAGGAGTTGGGGGAGAAGCTGTTAGTCATGGGGTCCTGGAGGAGTAGGAGGGACACGAATAGTATGTGGACCACGACTGCAAACTGCATTAGGGAAGCTGCTAGAATGGTGTTAGGGGCCACAAAGGGATACTCGGGAGGACACAAAaaggactggtggtggaatgagaAAATCCAACGAAAAGTGAAAGCTAAGAAAATGACATATGTGATGCTAGTGTAA